A window of the Sandaracinaceae bacterium genome harbors these coding sequences:
- a CDS encoding L,D-transpeptidase produces the protein MEYSKKARERWAGASFSAAGALLLGALGVGPWEALAQTAPEAEAPPVLPAGTRSLEVRRGLVVRTTPQTAGAIRGRVRGDTRLPAGTAMRTTDGCGYWASVGVDAWVCGSDVRPSTREPDGEPFPRVRGRGWLPHSYLIIPDGGVDAYATPEAARARTPSERLPGGFMRRVHSVPGGDLYRISDGVFVHRDEVRRLHGSPFQGVELATPEGLNTLAFVARDRVRTVHANRRQQRSLQRLTALQITGEPEPGVLQLEGGQRVLASDVVRPPRSPRPAAVGANERWIDVDVGTQTMVVYEGDRPVYATLVSTGRRGRDHDTPLGEFRIWIKVGITTMDDLGNANSAEDYSVEAVPWVQYFQGSIGFHAAYWHRRFGNRMSHGCVNLSPKDARWLYGFTSPTVPDGWVAVHPTRNEQGTFVRVRNTTGG, from the coding sequence GTGGAGTACAGCAAGAAGGCACGAGAGCGTTGGGCGGGAGCATCCTTTTCGGCGGCGGGAGCACTGCTCCTCGGCGCCCTCGGTGTGGGCCCGTGGGAGGCGCTGGCCCAGACCGCCCCAGAGGCGGAAGCGCCGCCCGTGCTGCCTGCAGGCACCCGCTCGCTGGAGGTGCGCCGTGGGCTCGTCGTGCGGACGACACCGCAGACGGCCGGGGCCATACGCGGACGCGTGCGCGGCGACACGCGTCTGCCCGCCGGCACCGCCATGCGCACCACGGACGGGTGCGGCTACTGGGCCTCCGTGGGCGTCGACGCCTGGGTCTGCGGCAGTGACGTGCGCCCCAGCACGCGCGAGCCCGATGGCGAGCCCTTCCCGCGCGTGCGCGGTCGTGGCTGGCTGCCGCATAGCTACCTCATCATCCCGGACGGCGGCGTCGACGCCTATGCCACTCCCGAGGCGGCCCGCGCGCGCACACCGTCGGAGCGCCTGCCCGGTGGCTTCATGCGGCGCGTCCACAGCGTCCCGGGGGGCGACCTCTACCGCATCAGCGATGGCGTGTTCGTGCATCGTGACGAGGTGCGGCGCCTGCACGGCTCGCCCTTCCAAGGGGTGGAGCTGGCGACCCCCGAGGGCCTGAACACGCTCGCGTTCGTGGCCCGCGACCGTGTGCGCACGGTGCACGCCAACCGGCGCCAGCAGCGATCTCTCCAGCGTCTCACCGCGCTGCAGATCACCGGCGAGCCCGAGCCCGGGGTGCTGCAGCTGGAAGGCGGTCAGCGCGTCCTGGCGTCGGACGTGGTGCGGCCTCCGCGCAGCCCCCGCCCTGCGGCTGTCGGCGCGAACGAGCGCTGGATCGACGTGGACGTGGGCACGCAGACGATGGTGGTCTACGAGGGCGATCGCCCCGTCTACGCCACGCTGGTGTCCACCGGTCGGCGCGGCCGCGACCACGACACGCCTCTCGGCGAGTTCCGCATCTGGATCAAGGTGGGCATCACCACTATGGACGACCTCGGAAACGCCAACTCGGCCGAGGATTACTCGGTCGAGGCGGTCCCCTGGGTGCAGTATTTCCAGGGCTCGATCGGCTTCCACGCGGCCTACTGGCACCGCCGCTTCGGGAACCGGATGAGCCACGGCTGCGTGAACCTGTCGCCGAAGGACGCGCGCTGGTTGTACGGTTTTACCTCCCCGACCGTGCCCGACGGCTGGGTCGCCGTGCATCCCACCCGGAACGAGCAGGGCACCTTCGTCCGCGTGCGCAACACCACCGGCGGGTGA
- a CDS encoding beta-lactamase family protein, translating to MKDAMAKIWRRVRIDDPDAVTRRAGDEVDPRSVGLSEADVEAIWASVVRLYRTAIHPGIALCVRRRGEVVLHRTIGHARGNAPDDPQDGEKVLATPDTLWNFFSGSKAITAVLVHMLQERELIHIDEPVATFIPEFAKKRKHRITIRDVLTHRSGIPNIPSDLVDLGILHDRERIVAVACDLEPRSKPGEEVAYHAVTGGFVLGEILHRVTGRDIRTFMREEVGDKLGFDHLNYGVPESRLGEVALEAFTGPIPTWPHKNLLENALGFDMPTLVDFANDPRFRTGIMPAGNCMGTANEVCLFFEMLRRGGELNGVRICAEDTVKRATKPATRGEVDRMLMLPIPYSAGFMLGSDLVGFYGPKTGKAYGHLGFTNVLGWADPERDLSVALMNNGKPLIALELLAWLDVMRTISTRVPRDGSAA from the coding sequence GTGAAAGACGCGATGGCGAAGATCTGGCGCCGCGTCAGGATCGACGATCCTGACGCGGTCACGCGACGGGCCGGCGACGAGGTCGACCCTCGCAGCGTGGGCCTGTCGGAGGCGGACGTGGAGGCCATCTGGGCCTCGGTGGTGCGCCTGTACCGCACCGCCATCCACCCCGGCATCGCGCTGTGCGTGCGGCGGCGGGGCGAGGTCGTGCTGCACCGCACGATCGGGCACGCGCGCGGCAACGCACCGGACGACCCGCAGGACGGCGAGAAGGTGCTCGCCACCCCAGACACGCTCTGGAACTTCTTCTCCGGCAGCAAGGCCATCACGGCGGTGCTCGTGCACATGCTGCAGGAGCGCGAGCTCATCCACATCGACGAGCCGGTGGCCACGTTCATCCCCGAGTTCGCCAAGAAGCGGAAGCACCGCATCACCATCCGGGACGTGCTCACGCATCGCTCGGGCATCCCCAACATCCCGTCGGACCTGGTGGACCTCGGCATCCTGCACGACCGCGAGCGCATCGTGGCCGTCGCGTGCGACCTCGAGCCCCGCAGCAAGCCGGGCGAGGAGGTGGCTTACCACGCGGTGACGGGTGGCTTCGTGCTGGGGGAGATCCTCCACCGCGTGACCGGCCGCGACATCCGCACGTTCATGCGCGAGGAGGTCGGCGACAAGCTCGGCTTCGACCACCTGAACTACGGCGTGCCCGAGTCGCGCTTGGGCGAGGTCGCGCTCGAGGCCTTCACCGGGCCCATCCCCACCTGGCCCCACAAGAACCTGCTCGAGAACGCGCTGGGCTTCGACATGCCCACGCTGGTCGACTTCGCGAACGACCCACGCTTCCGCACCGGCATCATGCCGGCGGGCAACTGCATGGGGACCGCCAACGAGGTGTGTCTCTTCTTCGAGATGCTGCGGCGCGGCGGTGAGCTGAACGGCGTGCGCATCTGCGCCGAGGACACCGTCAAGCGCGCCACCAAGCCCGCTACCCGCGGTGAGGTGGACCGCATGCTGATGCTCCCCATCCCATACTCGGCCGGCTTCATGCTGGGCAGCGACCTGGTGGGCTTCTACGGTCCCAAGACGGGGAAGGCCTATGGGCACCTGGGCTTCACCAACGTCCTCGGCTGGGCCGACCCGGAGCGGGACCTGAGCGTGGCGCTCATGAACAACGGCAAGCCGTTGATCGCCCTCGAGCTGCTGGCCTGGCTGGACGTGATGCGCACCATCAGCACCCGCGTGCCGCGCGACGGTTCAGCGGCCTGA